From the genome of Argentina anserina chromosome 4, drPotAnse1.1, whole genome shotgun sequence, one region includes:
- the LOC126790962 gene encoding uncharacterized protein LOC126790962, which translates to MRAPSLLSQCLPGLVPHDKASHSLSSISDRESHLPSPAVEIIPSKSSQPYKYAGENNELQGLNALKGRVCVADIIGFNSSEMISSKPDGYLKSWDSSIDLVNVLKHEIRDGQLSFRGKRVLELGCSYGLPGIFACLKGAGTVHFQDLNAESIRCTTIPNVLANLEQARDRQSRQPESPLTPSRHTVTQSVHFYAGDWEELPTVLSVVRNDGFEMTAGMNLSFSEEDFMEGCSSQDGSILGQESSSRRSRKLSGSRAWERASETEQGGGYDIILMTEIPYSLTSLKKLYTLIKKCSRPPYGVVYLATKRNYVGFNGGGRHLKSLVDEEGIFGAHLVKEMADRDVWKFFVK; encoded by the exons ATGCGTGCACCATCATTGCTTTCACAGTGCTTGCCGGGCTTGGTGCCTCATGACAAAGCAAGTCACAGCTTGTCCTCTATTTCGGATAGAGAATCACATCTCCCTTCACCAGCTGTCGAGATTATCCCATCCAAG TCTTCTCAACCATACAAATATGCTGGTgagaataatgaattacaaggACTCAATGCTTTAAAG GGAAGAGTTTGTGTTGCTGATATCATTGGCTTTAATAGTTCAGAAATGATATCTTCAAAACCAGATG GGTATCTAAAATCTTGGGATAGTTCTATTGATCTTGTTAATGTCTTGAAACATGAGATTCGAGATGGACAACTGAGCTTTAGAGGAAAAAGGGTACTAGAG CTGGGTTGCAGTTATGGCCTACCAGGAATTTTTGCTTGTTTGAAG GGAGCGGGCACAGTGCATTTTCAAGACCTCAATGCAGAAAGCATAAGATGCACAACGATCCCAAATGTTCTTGCCAATCTAGAGCAAGCTCGAGATAGGCAGAGCCGACAGCCCGAGAGCCCCCTGACTCCATCAAGACACACTGTGACACAGTCGGTGCACTTCTATGCTGGTGACTGGGAAGAGCTTCCCACTGTCTTGTCTGTTGTGAGGAATGATGGATTTGAAATGACAGCAGGAATGAACCTTAGCTTCTCTGAGGAGGACTTTATGGAGGGTTGTAGCAGCCAAGATGGAAGCATTTTGGGACAAGAATCTTCCTCGAGACGATCGAGGAAGCTTTCAGGAAGCCGAGCCTGGGAGAGGGCGAGCGAGACTGAACAAGGCGGTGGATATGATATTATCTTGATGACCGAGATCCCATATTCATTAACCTCATTGAAAAAGCTTTATACACTCATAAAAAAG TGTTCGAGACCGCCATATGGTGTGGTATATTTGGCCACAAAAAGGAATTATGTCGGCTTTAACGGCGGCGGTCGGCATCTGAAAAGCCTGGTAGATGAAGAGGGAATTTTCGGTGCTCATCTAGTGAAGGAGATGGCGGACAGAGATGTATGGAAATTTTTTGTCAAGTAA